Proteins found in one Pyrus communis chromosome 15, drPyrComm1.1, whole genome shotgun sequence genomic segment:
- the LOC137717973 gene encoding uncharacterized protein, translated as MQPQQFSRIDLGDLKAQIVKRIGAERSKRYFYYLNRLLSQKLSKKEFDKLCYRVLGSENLPLHNHFIRSVLKNACHAKTPPPVFSSVPAKPGIQAANSSLSREDGQEQSLFPHQNQNVPGWSNGVLPVSPRKGRSGIRERKLRDRPSPLGPNGKVDSAAHHSTGLEDNGGKVIVENGDVHPFDYQRPVRHLQPVAELPESERDGAVGERPRIHSKDQADLAVIDHEEEGEQSNRLSFSRSPVLAPLGIPLYPASVGGARKAFPVGSSCDVVSHYDSGGLSDTETLRKRMEQIAAAQGLGVVSTECANMLNNVLDVYLKRLIRSCVELVGARSTPEPKKNAAPKQQPQQQIQGKIINGMWPSNHMHMQSSTGPVDEQRPQCSISFLDFKVAMELNPQQLGEDWPLLLEKICMQAFEE; from the coding sequence ATGCAACCTCAGCAGTTCTCTAGAATTGATTTGGGTGATCTGAAAGCACAGATAGTGAAGAGGATTGGGGCCGAGAGGTCAAAGCGGTATTTTTATTACTTGAATAGGTTGTTGAGTCAGAAGCTGAGCAAGAAAGAATTTGACAAGTTGTGTTACCGGGTGCTCGGGAGTGAGAACTTGCCACTGCACAATCATTTTATACGGTCAGTCTTGAAGAATGCATGCCATGCAAAGACCCCTCCACCAGTCTTTTCATCGGTTCCTGCAAAACCTGGGATACAAGCTGCAAACAGTTCTCTAAGTAGAGAAGATGGGCAGGAACAAAGCCTATTTCCGcatcaaaatcaaaatgtaCCTGGTTGGTCGAATGGGGTATTGCCGGTGTCCCCACGAAAGGGTAGGTCCGGGATACGCGAACGGAAGCTAAGGGATAGGCCAAGCCCACTTGGACCAAATGGGAAGGTAGATAGTGCAGCACATCATTCCACGGGTTTAGAGGATAATGGTGGTAAGGTTATTGTGGAAAACGGGGATGTGCATCCATTTGATTATCAGAGACCAGTGCGACATCTTCAACCTGTTGCTGAGCTACCTGAGAGTGAAAGAGATGGTGCAGTTGGGGAAAGACCACGGATACACAGCAAAGACCAGGCTGACTTAGCTGTTATTGATCACGAGGAAGAGGGAGAACAATCAAACCGCTTGAGTTTCTCAAGAAGTCCTGTACTTGCGCCCCTGGGGATCCCGCTCTACCCAGCCAGCGTAGGTGGGGCCCGCAAAGCTTTTCCAGTTGGTAGCAGCTGTGATGTTGTTAGCCATTATGACAGTGGGGGATTGTCCGATACGGAAACACTTAGAAAACGCATGGAGCAGATTGCTGCAGCACAGGGTCTTGGTGTAGTTTCTACAGAATGTGCCAATATGCTGAATAATGTGTTGGATGTATACTTAAAGCGATTGATTAGATCCTGCGTTGAGTTGGTGGGAGCAAGGTCTACACCAGAGCCAAAAAAGAATGCCGCACCAAAGCAGCAGCCGCAGCAGCAGATTCAAGGAAAAATTATCAATGGCATGTGGccaagcaatcacatgcataTGCAGAGCAGCACTGGGCCTGTGGATGAGCAAAGACCTCAGTGTTCAATATCTTTCCTTGATTTTAAGGTTGCAATGGAGCTAAATCCACAGCAACTTGGAGAGGATTGGCCGTTGCTGCTGGAGAAGATTTGTATGCAAGCATTCGAGGAATGA
- the LOC137718777 gene encoding suppressor protein SRP40-like, with product MRSTYMDEYSGKRAVDGLVSKKGSGLGLRETPNRDRNAQLCSRLGCSGRLNSVKSAQIEKAKPSRPVFRSSSSGKEIIGSSSRSCVGVGNTSKSIAEPCKKLSSNLETDSSETSSVQDDPEVSEIAPPLGKIQRGLHPEFQNSVSSEVTLMEIGSSGLASNTRSRRSFNQRSGLCSQDSIVDSKVSTGSKNTIQTRASTARNGLRNLRCNSVSDVVPSSCSSSDSSLGRRETIKKRTSEGESSSAAKGKKMNGSSLAQNPSSSHGISISDSRRGRNMPSNRDNNGVASVRTRRTVTGHSRGRLLPNQGSGTNSSSSGSSAGPHTSEPEMSINSNASSSSQQSSAEVPLIRLNSYSRPGSSSGTLHGILRAGASDVGFSRSLRNQDGLRRYNMDGIAEVLLALERIEHDEELTFEQLLVLETNLFLNGLNFYDQHRDMRLDIDNMTYEELLALEERMGTVSTALPEEALSNCLRKSIYQFTPQEDASVSWDGKKADVKCSICQEEYVAGDEVGRLRCEHRFHVVCVNQWLRLKNWCPICKGAAAAAAAPAPSPSPSPPST from the exons ATGCGATCAACATACATGGATGAGTATTCTGGTAAAAGAGCTGTTGATGGGCTCGTCTCTAAAAAGGGATCTGGTCTTGGTTTAAGGGAAACCCCCAATAGAGACCGCAATGCTCAGCTCTGTAGCCGGCTGGGATGTAGTGGAAGATTGAACTCTGTAAAAAGTGCTCAAATTGAAAAGGCCAAACCTTCAAGGCCAGTATTTCGCTCTTCGTCAAGTGGGAAAGAGATAATTGGAAGTTCCTCGAGGTCTTGCGTTGGTGTTGGCAACACAAGCAAGTCCATTGCAGAACCTTGCAAAAAGCTATCTTCTAATTTGGAAACTGATTCATCTGAAACCAGTAGTGTTCAGGATGATCCAGAAGTTTCAGAAATCGCTCCACCACTTGGAAAGATTCAAAGAGGGCTTCACCCTGAATTTCAAAATTCTGTGTCTAGTGAAGTCACTTTGATGGAAATTGGAAGCTCTGGTCTAGCATCAAATACAAGATCTCGAAGGAGTTTCAATCAGAGATCTGGATTGTGCAGCCAAGATTCCATAGTGGATTCTAAAGTTTCTACGGGATCTAAAAACACCATCCAGACACGGGCTAGCACAGCCAGGAATGGTTTAAGAAATCTAAGATGTAACTCAGTATCTGACGTTGTCCCTTCCAGTTGTTCATCATCAGATTCAAGCCTTGGTCGGAGAGAGACCATAAAGAAAAGAACTTCTGAAGGAGAAAGTAGTTCTGCTGCTAaggggaagaaaatgaatggGTCATCGTTAGCACAAAATCCCAGTTCTAGCCATGGCATCTCAATTTCTGATTCAAGAAGAGGTAGAAATATGCCTTCTAACAGGGATAACAATGGTGTTGCATCAGTTAGGACTCGGAGAACTGTCACTGGTCACTCGAGGGGAAGGCTGCTTCCTAATCAAGGAAGTGGAACCAATTCGTCATCCAGTGGATCCTCTGCAGGTCCACATACGTCTGAACCTGAAATGTCTATCAACTCGAATGCTTCTAGTTCATCACAACAGTCATCTGCTGAAGTTCCTTTAATTCGGCTGAATTCTTATAGCCGGCCAGGCAGTAGCAGTGGGACTTTACATGGCATTCTGCGAGCTGGTGCTTCAGATGTTGGGTTTTCCCGCTCTCTAAGGAACCAGGATGGACTGCGACGCTACAACATGGATGGGATAGCAGAG GTATTGCTAGCACTTGAGAGAATTGAACACGATGAAGAGCTAACATTTGAG CAACTACTTGTTCTTGAGACGAATTTGTTCCTGAATGGCCTAAACTTCTATGATCAGCACAGAGACATGAGACTGGATATCGACAACATGACATATGAG GAATTATTAGCTCTAGAAGAGAGGATGGGTACTGTCAGCACAGCATTGCCAGAAGAAGCATTGTCCAATTGCCTTAGGAAAAGCATCTATCAGTTTACACCCCAAGAAGATGCATCCGTAAGCTGGGATGGGAAGAAGGCGGATGTCAAATGCAGTATCTGCCAG GAAGAGTACGTGGCTGGAGATGAAGTTGGAAGATTGCGGTGCGAGCATAGATTTCACGTTGTCTGCGTAAACCAGTGGCTGCGGCTTAAGAATTGGTGCCCTATATGCAAaggagcagcagcagcagcagcagctccaGCACCATCGCCCTCGCCCTCGCCACCCTCCACATAA